The DNA region GTCCGCGACAGCCAGTACAATCTCGGCGTCCTCTACGCGCGCGGCCTCGGCCTGACGCAGGACCTGATCCAGTCCTACGCGTGGTTCTCCGCCGCCGCGAGCCAGGGCGACGACGATGCCGGAAAGAAGCGCGACGACGTGGCCAACAAGCTGAGCCCCGCGGACCTCGCCAGCGCCAAGAGCCTCGCGGCGAATTTCAAGCCGCGAAAGATCGACGCGGCGGTCAACGAGCCGCCCGTGCCGAAGATGCCGGCCAGCGCGCCGATGTCCCTCCTCGGCGCACCGATGCCGGGTGCCGTCCCGTACACGGCGCCGCCGCGCCGGAGCTGACGCCGGTCCGGGCCCGCGGCCCGGCCGCGGGTCCGACCTTGACCGCCACGCCGCGATGCGGGAACGCTGCGGCAGGGCGGCGTCGGACCGGGGGTCGGATCGCGCGGGTCGCCAACCCTTGCCGATGCCCGGAGGATGGATGGCGCACCGGAACTCTGTCCCGCTCGGCGCCATCGTTCTCGGCGTGGCGGGGCTCATCCCGTTCCTGGGCTTCGCGGCCCTGGCGGTGTCGGGCACCGACGGCGGCCTGAGCAGCATCGGCCTGTCGCCGCGCACCATTCTGTCGGCCTACGGGGCCGTGATCGCCTCGTTCCTGGGCGGGATCCGCTGGGGTGCCGCCGCGGCGCGCAATGCCGGCAACGGCGATTACCTCGTGGCCATCGTGCCGTCCCTGGTGGCCTGGGCCGCAATGGCCGCGCCCGCACCGTGGGACCTGCGCATCCTCGGCGGCCTCGTGCTCGCCTGGGGCCTCATCGATCAGGATCTGCCCCGCCGCGGCCTCGCGCCCCTCTGGCTCGGTCGTCTGCGCCTAGTGCTCTCGGGCGTGGCCGGGGCCGCTCTCCTCGTGGCGGCCTGACCGGGGGCGCGGAACGCGCGGTCAGGTCTCGCGGCTCATCTCGCGCAACAGGTTCAGGACGGCGTTGCGCCGCGCCGGCGACTTGATCGCCTGGAACAGCGTGGCAACCTCCGCGCAGTCCCGCGCATCCTGATCCGCCGCGGTCTCGTCGGGCCGATCCGCCTGGAGGAAGTAGGTCGGACAGACATTCAGCGTGGCTGCGATCCGTTCCAGTAGCCAGCGTGTCGTCGGCGGGGTCACGTCGTCAGTCATACCGTTGAAACTCGCACTCCGCCCGCTGGACCGATTCAAACGGCAGAGCTTTCCGCGGCTACCCTAGCCTTTCGGCGGCGGCGAT from Methylobacterium sp. NMS14P includes:
- a CDS encoding DUF3429 domain-containing protein; the encoded protein is MAHRNSVPLGAIVLGVAGLIPFLGFAALAVSGTDGGLSSIGLSPRTILSAYGAVIASFLGGIRWGAAAARNAGNGDYLVAIVPSLVAWAAMAAPAPWDLRILGGLVLAWGLIDQDLPRRGLAPLWLGRLRLVLSGVAGAALLVAA